The Hyperolius riggenbachi isolate aHypRig1 chromosome 3, aHypRig1.pri, whole genome shotgun sequence genome window below encodes:
- the TDG gene encoding G/T mismatch-specific thymine DNA glycosylase isoform X1, whose amino-acid sequence MEAQGPGSYYAFQQAQAFYPYQYHQMMNAPAPTNMELENEQRTLHTLTGVPAHELQAFSGMPPNAHQMLHTMNGLPAQEPINMQTTEAPEIPMEPPQEATTKGKRKRGRAPAEPKPKKPPKSEKAPKSAGKQEKITDTFKVKRKVNRFNGVSEAELMTKTLPDILTFNLDIVIIGINPGLMAAYKGHHYPGPGNHFWKCLFLSGLSDQQLNHLDDHALPEKYGIGFTNMVERTTPGSKDLSSKEFREGGRILLQKLQKYKPRIAAFNGKCIYEIFSKEVFGVKIKKFEFGIQPHRIPDGETVCYVMPSSSARCAQFPRAQDKVHHYIKLKELRDHIKGVEGHREVQEVQYSFDLQLAQEDAKRQAIKEEKYDPGYDTAACEQPANGESGSLPCNAVTDQDRPPVSEPQGEPQGDQASTLGHCEEQQAASSSA is encoded by the exons ATGGAAGCTCAGGGCCCCGGCAG TTATTACGCCTTCCAGCAAGCTCAGGCATTTTATCCTTACCAATACCACCAAATGATGAATGCGCCAGCTCCAACAAATATGGAACTAGAAAATGAGCAAAGGACTTTGCACACCCTTACTGGGGTTCCAGCCCATGAGCTGCAGGCATTTTCTGGCATGCCACCTAACGCACATCAGATGCTTCACACTATGAATGGTCTGCCAGCACAGGAGCCAATCAATATGCAGACAACAGAAGCCCCAGAAATTCCCATGGAGCCCCCACAAG AAGCAACTACAAAGGGTAAAAGGAAAAGGGGGAGAGCTCCCGCTGAGCCCAAACCAAAGAAGCCTCCAAAGAGTGAAAAGGCACCCAAATCAGCAGGAAAGCAAGAGAAGATCACAGACACATTTAAAGTGAAGAGGAAAGTGAACCGATTTAATGGTGTGTCTGAAGCAGAACTCATGACAAAAACATTGCCTGACATTCTTACCTTTAACTTGGACATAGTCATT ATTGGGATCAACCCAGGCCTAATGGCAGCTTACAAGGGTCATCATTACCCTGGTCCTGGAAACCATTTCT GGAAGTGTCTCTTCCTGTCGGGTCTCAGTGACCAGCAGCTCAACCACCTTGATGATCACGCCCTTCCAGAAAAATACGGTATTGGCTTCACCAACATGGTGGAGAGAACCACTCCAGGCAGCAAGGATCTATCCAG CAAAGAATTTCGTGAGGGTGGAAGAATACTTTTACAGAAGCTGCAAAAATATAAACCACGTATAGCTGCTTTCAATGGAAAAT GTATATATGAGATTTTTAGTAAAGAAGTATTTGGAGTCAAGATTAAAAAGTTTGAATTTGGAATCCAGCCACACAGGATCCCAGATGGAGAAACA gTTTGCTATGTAATGCCTTCATCTAGTGCAAGGTGTGCACAGTTTCCTCGTGCTCAGGACAAGGTACATCATTACATTAAGCTAAAAGAGTTAAGAGACCACATAAAGGGCGTAGAAGGGCACAGGGAAGTTCAAGAAGTGCAATATTCATTCGACTTGCAGTTGGCTCAAG AGGATGCAAAGAGGCAGGCTATAAAGGAGGAGAAGTATGATCCAGGCTATGATACAGCTGCCTGTGAACAGCCCGCTAATGGAGAAAGTGGATCTT TACCCTGTAATGCAGTGACTGATCAGGACAGGCCTCCAGTATCTGAGCcccagggggagccccaaggtgaccaGGCATCTACATTAGGCCATTGTGAGGAGCAACAAGCAGCAAGCAGCAGCGCATGA
- the TDG gene encoding G/T mismatch-specific thymine DNA glycosylase isoform X2 has protein sequence MMNAPAPTNMELENEQRTLHTLTGVPAHELQAFSGMPPNAHQMLHTMNGLPAQEPINMQTTEAPEIPMEPPQEATTKGKRKRGRAPAEPKPKKPPKSEKAPKSAGKQEKITDTFKVKRKVNRFNGVSEAELMTKTLPDILTFNLDIVIIGINPGLMAAYKGHHYPGPGNHFWKCLFLSGLSDQQLNHLDDHALPEKYGIGFTNMVERTTPGSKDLSSKEFREGGRILLQKLQKYKPRIAAFNGKCIYEIFSKEVFGVKIKKFEFGIQPHRIPDGETVCYVMPSSSARCAQFPRAQDKVHHYIKLKELRDHIKGVEGHREVQEVQYSFDLQLAQEDAKRQAIKEEKYDPGYDTAACEQPANGESGSLPCNAVTDQDRPPVSEPQGEPQGDQASTLGHCEEQQAASSSA, from the exons ATGATGAATGCGCCAGCTCCAACAAATATGGAACTAGAAAATGAGCAAAGGACTTTGCACACCCTTACTGGGGTTCCAGCCCATGAGCTGCAGGCATTTTCTGGCATGCCACCTAACGCACATCAGATGCTTCACACTATGAATGGTCTGCCAGCACAGGAGCCAATCAATATGCAGACAACAGAAGCCCCAGAAATTCCCATGGAGCCCCCACAAG AAGCAACTACAAAGGGTAAAAGGAAAAGGGGGAGAGCTCCCGCTGAGCCCAAACCAAAGAAGCCTCCAAAGAGTGAAAAGGCACCCAAATCAGCAGGAAAGCAAGAGAAGATCACAGACACATTTAAAGTGAAGAGGAAAGTGAACCGATTTAATGGTGTGTCTGAAGCAGAACTCATGACAAAAACATTGCCTGACATTCTTACCTTTAACTTGGACATAGTCATT ATTGGGATCAACCCAGGCCTAATGGCAGCTTACAAGGGTCATCATTACCCTGGTCCTGGAAACCATTTCT GGAAGTGTCTCTTCCTGTCGGGTCTCAGTGACCAGCAGCTCAACCACCTTGATGATCACGCCCTTCCAGAAAAATACGGTATTGGCTTCACCAACATGGTGGAGAGAACCACTCCAGGCAGCAAGGATCTATCCAG CAAAGAATTTCGTGAGGGTGGAAGAATACTTTTACAGAAGCTGCAAAAATATAAACCACGTATAGCTGCTTTCAATGGAAAAT GTATATATGAGATTTTTAGTAAAGAAGTATTTGGAGTCAAGATTAAAAAGTTTGAATTTGGAATCCAGCCACACAGGATCCCAGATGGAGAAACA gTTTGCTATGTAATGCCTTCATCTAGTGCAAGGTGTGCACAGTTTCCTCGTGCTCAGGACAAGGTACATCATTACATTAAGCTAAAAGAGTTAAGAGACCACATAAAGGGCGTAGAAGGGCACAGGGAAGTTCAAGAAGTGCAATATTCATTCGACTTGCAGTTGGCTCAAG AGGATGCAAAGAGGCAGGCTATAAAGGAGGAGAAGTATGATCCAGGCTATGATACAGCTGCCTGTGAACAGCCCGCTAATGGAGAAAGTGGATCTT TACCCTGTAATGCAGTGACTGATCAGGACAGGCCTCCAGTATCTGAGCcccagggggagccccaaggtgaccaGGCATCTACATTAGGCCATTGTGAGGAGCAACAAGCAGCAAGCAGCAGCGCATGA